One segment of Belonocnema kinseyi isolate 2016_QV_RU_SX_M_011 chromosome 7, B_treatae_v1, whole genome shotgun sequence DNA contains the following:
- the LOC117176605 gene encoding uncharacterized mitochondrial protein AtMg00860-like: MRYLGFLVNQKGFQVDPDKIEPLFSYPASRTIKQLRRFLGMASWYRRFIPDFASDAKPLIKLLRTNVPWEWVTEQENAFAKLKEQIATAPILTYPDFDVLSRHSTGRLARWALDLLEYDFEVVHRKGALHHVPDALSRMDEEEVAIPIAAMEPVEDEWYRK, translated from the coding sequence ATGCGCTATCTCGGGTTCCTAGTTAATCAGAAGGGTTTTCAGGTAGATCCAGACAAAATCGAGCCCCTTTTCTCATACCCAGCCTCAAGAACAATTAAGCAACTGAGACGGTTCTTGGGCATGGCATCGTGGTACCGTCGTTTTATACCCGATTTTGCATCCGACGCAAAACCACTAATTAAACTACTTAGAACAAATGTCCCATGGGAATGGGTCACGGAACAGGAAAATGCGTTCGCTAAGCTAAAAGAACAAATCGCGACGGCACCGATCTTGACTTACCCGGATTTCGACGTCCTATCGCGCCATTCAACAGGTCGATTGGCGCGATGGGCACTTGACCTCCTCGAATACGATTTTGAGGTCGTACACCGGAAAGGAGCTTTGCACCACGTGCCTGATGCCCTTTCTCGAATGGACGAGGAGGAAGTAGCAATCCCCATAGCTGCCATGGAGCCGGTGGAGGACGAGTGGTATCGTAAGTGA